In Sphingomonas sp. Leaf357, a single genomic region encodes these proteins:
- a CDS encoding isopenicillin N synthase family dioxygenase → MLDTPAAQVPALSLKDEAADPVGFAAALGGSFERFGFAVVSDHGIPDDLIERAWAETKKLFELPDDEKRGYHTPGGGGARGYTPFKTEIAKGASAVDLKEFWHVGRELPEGHRFAAQMAPNVWPSRPEGFKPVFLELFAAFDRAGDRLLSAIARHLKLDPHWFDPAVGDGNSVLRLLHYPPIPADAEGVRAGAHEDINLITLLLGAEEAGLELLGSDGKWLAIKPPEGAMVVNVGDMLQRLTNNVLPSTTHRVVNPPPERRGHSRYSMPFFLHPAPDFLIETLPGCITPDNPNRYPEPITAHDYLFERLVEIGLVKK, encoded by the coding sequence ATGCTCGATACCCCCGCCGCTCAAGTTCCCGCTTTGTCGCTGAAGGACGAGGCCGCCGATCCGGTCGGCTTCGCCGCTGCGCTCGGCGGGTCGTTCGAACGCTTCGGCTTCGCGGTCGTCTCCGATCATGGCATTCCCGACGATCTGATCGAGCGCGCCTGGGCCGAGACCAAGAAATTGTTCGAACTGCCGGATGACGAGAAGCGTGGCTATCATACGCCGGGCGGCGGCGGCGCGCGCGGCTACACCCCGTTCAAGACCGAGATCGCCAAGGGCGCGAGCGCGGTCGACCTCAAGGAATTCTGGCATGTCGGGCGCGAACTGCCCGAGGGGCATCGCTTCGCCGCTCAGATGGCGCCGAACGTCTGGCCGTCGCGGCCGGAGGGCTTCAAGCCTGTGTTCTTGGAATTGTTCGCGGCGTTCGATCGCGCGGGCGACCGCTTGCTCTCCGCGATCGCGCGCCATTTGAAGCTCGACCCGCACTGGTTCGATCCCGCGGTCGGCGACGGCAACAGCGTGCTGCGCCTGCTGCATTATCCCCCGATCCCCGCCGATGCCGAAGGCGTTCGCGCCGGGGCGCATGAGGATATCAATCTGATCACATTGCTGCTCGGTGCCGAGGAAGCGGGCCTCGAACTGCTCGGCAGCGACGGCAAGTGGCTGGCGATCAAGCCGCCCGAAGGCGCGATGGTCGTCAATGTCGGCGACATGCTGCAGCGGCTGACCAACAACGTCCTGCCCTCGACGACGCACCGCGTCGTCAATCCGCCCCCTGAACGCCGCGGCCATTCGCGCTATTCGATGCCGTTCTTCCTGCACCCCGCGCCGGATTTCCTGATCGAAACGCTGCCGGGCTGCATCACGCCGGACAACCCGAACCGCTATCCGGAGCCGATCACCGCGCACGATTACCTGTTCGAGCGGCTGGTGGAGATCGGGCTGGTGAAGAAATAA
- a CDS encoding DUF3597 domain-containing protein yields MSVFGAIKDAIFGKDETPAAPASPPPAAAPAAAAPPPPPPPAPAAKPAPTAEAIYAVLDDRAKARGEDLNYKTSIVDLMKALGQDSSLENRKKLAGELGYTGDTNDSATMNIWLHEKTMERLLR; encoded by the coding sequence ATGAGCGTATTCGGTGCGATCAAGGACGCGATCTTCGGCAAGGACGAAACGCCGGCAGCCCCTGCTTCTCCACCGCCTGCCGCGGCACCGGCCGCCGCCGCGCCGCCGCCCCCTCCCCCGCCGGCCCCCGCCGCCAAACCTGCCCCCACTGCGGAAGCGATCTACGCCGTGCTGGACGATCGCGCGAAGGCCCGTGGCGAGGATCTCAACTACAAGACGTCGATCGTCGATCTGATGAAGGCGCTGGGCCAGGATTCGAGTCTGGAAAACCGCAAGAAGCTGGCCGGCGAACTCGGCTATACCGGTGACACCAATGACAGCGCGACGATGAACATCTGGCTGCACGAGAAGACGATGGAGCGCCTGCTGCGCTGA
- a CDS encoding multidrug effflux MFS transporter produces the protein MSAPSSEFAPDPALASDAPQGASLHFVEFVALVAALMALGALGIDSMLPALPAIGLTLGVRDPGDFPLVITFFMIGFGLAQIVHGPLADRYGRRPVLIVALCGYVLFNALAALSHSFTLLLLARLAGGAMIASTRVVAVALVRDCYSGRAMARVSSLAFMTFMIVPVLAPSFGQIVLLLGSWRLIFWAVAAIATLVVAWFTLRMPETLADADREALSWRALARNWRITVTDRHSLGYSLATTALQGALFGYLGSIQPIMDKVFHRPALLGIAFAASAGLMAVANLLNSQIVMRVGMRRISQSALVMMILASSASLTLTLSGSETLWLFVALQAVTMASFGLAASNFSAMAMDKVGHIAGTASSVQGLVTTTGGALAGALIGRAFDGTTVPLHIGFLAGGMIALVVIAIVERGRLFRPV, from the coding sequence ATGTCCGCTCCGTCATCTGAATTCGCGCCAGATCCGGCGCTTGCGTCCGACGCGCCGCAAGGCGCGTCGCTGCATTTCGTGGAGTTCGTCGCTCTGGTCGCCGCGTTGATGGCGCTGGGCGCGCTCGGGATCGATTCGATGCTGCCGGCGCTGCCGGCGATCGGTCTGACCCTGGGCGTGCGCGATCCCGGCGATTTTCCGCTGGTCATCACCTTCTTCATGATCGGCTTCGGCCTGGCGCAGATCGTCCATGGGCCGCTCGCCGATCGCTATGGCCGCCGCCCGGTGCTGATCGTCGCCTTGTGCGGTTACGTCCTGTTCAACGCATTGGCCGCACTCTCGCACAGCTTCACGCTTCTGCTGCTCGCGCGCCTCGCGGGTGGGGCGATGATCGCCTCCACTCGGGTGGTGGCAGTTGCCTTGGTGCGCGACTGCTATTCGGGCCGAGCGATGGCGCGGGTCAGCAGCCTGGCGTTCATGACCTTCATGATCGTGCCGGTGCTGGCACCCAGCTTCGGTCAGATCGTGCTGCTGCTCGGCAGCTGGCGGTTGATCTTCTGGGCGGTCGCCGCCATCGCCACGCTCGTCGTGGCCTGGTTCACGTTGCGCATGCCCGAAACGCTGGCCGATGCGGACCGCGAAGCGTTGTCGTGGCGTGCCTTGGCGCGCAACTGGCGCATTACCGTCACGGATCGACATTCGCTCGGCTACTCGCTGGCGACGACCGCCCTGCAGGGCGCGTTGTTCGGGTATCTCGGGTCGATCCAGCCGATCATGGACAAGGTGTTCCATCGCCCGGCTCTGCTCGGCATCGCCTTCGCGGCATCGGCGGGCCTGATGGCGGTGGCCAACCTGCTCAATTCGCAGATCGTCATGCGCGTCGGCATGCGACGGATTTCGCAGAGCGCGCTGGTGATGATGATCCTCGCGTCCTCGGCCAGCTTGACACTGACGCTGTCGGGCAGCGAAACGCTGTGGCTGTTCGTCGCGCTGCAGGCGGTCACTATGGCCAGTTTCGGTCTGGCCGCGTCCAACTTCTCGGCGATGGCGATGGACAAGGTCGGTCATATCGCCGGTACCGCTTCCAGTGTGCAGGGTCTGGTGACGACGACGGGCGGGGCACTGGCGGGTGCACTGATCGGCCGCGCGTTCGACGGTACCACCGTTCCGCTCCATATCGGCTTTCTGGCCGGTGGCATGATCGCACTTGTGGTCATCGCCATCGTCGAGCGGGGCCGGCTCTTTCGCCCGGTCTAG
- a CDS encoding CpaF family protein, protein MSAFGRRPGTPGSGNRPAFGVARPMQGGGLARPAESEPGGEQFPPLPMPGETADSPPAPASQNGANHEALQRLADRQATSGDAGNSKVEGFESSIHKIKEQVLPRLLERVDPEAAATLDKDELAEEFRPIIGEVLAELKLTLNRREQFALEKVLVDELLGLGPLEELLADPTITDIMVNGPDQTYVERKGQLVLAPIQFRDEEHLFQIAQRICNSVGRRVDQTTPLADARLKDGSRVNVIVPPLSLRGTAISIRKFSDKPITLDMMAGFGSMSPKMATALKIAGASRFNVVISGGTGSGKTTMLNALSKMIDPGERVLTIEDAAELRLQQPHWLPLETRPANLEGQGEISIRDLVKNALRMRPDRIILGEIRGSECFDMLAAMNTGHDGSMCTLHANSPREALARMENMVMMSDIKVPKEAISRQIADSVELIIQVKRLRDGSRRVTNVTEVIGMEGPVIVTQELFKFEYLDESADGKIIGEYRSMGLRPYTLEKARQFGFDQAFLEACL, encoded by the coding sequence ATGAGCGCATTTGGGCGTCGCCCCGGCACACCGGGATCGGGCAACAGGCCCGCATTCGGCGTAGCGCGTCCGATGCAAGGAGGCGGCCTCGCCCGCCCCGCCGAGAGCGAACCCGGCGGCGAACAATTTCCGCCGCTGCCGATGCCCGGCGAGACGGCGGACAGCCCACCCGCGCCCGCCAGCCAGAACGGCGCGAATCACGAAGCCCTGCAGCGTCTCGCCGATCGCCAGGCGACGTCGGGCGATGCCGGCAATTCCAAGGTCGAGGGCTTCGAAAGCTCGATCCACAAGATCAAGGAACAGGTGCTTCCCCGCCTGCTCGAACGCGTCGATCCCGAGGCCGCCGCCACGCTCGACAAGGACGAACTGGCCGAGGAATTCCGCCCGATCATCGGCGAGGTGCTCGCCGAACTGAAGCTGACGCTCAACCGGCGCGAACAGTTCGCGCTGGAGAAGGTTCTGGTCGACGAACTGCTCGGGCTCGGGCCGCTCGAAGAACTGCTCGCCGATCCGACGATCACCGACATCATGGTCAACGGGCCGGATCAGACCTATGTCGAGCGCAAGGGCCAGCTGGTTCTCGCGCCGATCCAGTTCCGCGACGAGGAACATCTGTTCCAGATCGCGCAGCGCATCTGCAACTCGGTCGGCCGCCGCGTCGACCAGACCACGCCGCTGGCCGATGCCCGTTTGAAAGACGGCAGCCGCGTCAACGTGATCGTGCCGCCGCTCTCGCTGCGCGGCACCGCGATCTCGATACGTAAATTCTCCGACAAGCCGATCACGCTCGACATGATGGCCGGCTTCGGATCGATGAGCCCGAAAATGGCCACCGCCCTGAAGATCGCGGGCGCCAGCCGCTTCAACGTGGTAATCTCGGGCGGTACGGGTTCGGGCAAGACCACGATGCTCAACGCGCTGTCGAAGATGATCGACCCGGGCGAACGCGTGCTGACGATCGAGGATGCGGCCGAACTCCGACTGCAACAGCCGCACTGGCTGCCGCTCGAGACGCGCCCCGCCAACCTCGAGGGCCAGGGCGAGATCAGCATTCGCGATCTCGTGAAGAACGCCCTGCGTATGCGCCCGGACCGCATCATCCTCGGCGAAATTCGTGGGTCCGAGTGTTTCGATATGCTTGCGGCGATGAACACCGGTCACGATGGTTCGATGTGCACGCTCCACGCCAACTCCCCGCGCGAAGCACTCGCGCGTATGGAGAACATGGTGATGATGTCCGACATCAAGGTGCCGAAGGAAGCCATTTCGCGCCAGATCGCCGACTCCGTCGAACTGATCATTCAGGTGAAGCGTCTGCGCGACGGCTCACGTCGCGTGACCAACGTCACCGAGGTGATCGGCATGGAGGGCCCGGTGATCGTCACGCAGGAATTGTTCAAGTTCGAATATCTGGACGAAAGTGCCGACGGGAAGATCATCGGCGAATATCGCTCGATGGGGCTGCGACCGTATACGCTGGAGAAGGCGCGACAATTCGGCTTCGATCAGGCGTTTCTCGAGGCTTGTCTCTGA
- a CDS encoding ATP synthase F1 subunit epsilon, with protein sequence MLHFELVTPEKLVRSEDVYMVVVPGTEGDFGVLEGHAPLMSTVRDGALSIYRQEKGEPETITIVGGFAEVSENGLTVLAESIG encoded by the coding sequence ATGCTGCACTTCGAACTCGTCACGCCTGAAAAGCTCGTCCGCAGCGAGGACGTGTACATGGTCGTCGTCCCCGGCACCGAAGGTGACTTCGGCGTGCTCGAGGGTCATGCCCCCCTGATGTCCACCGTCCGCGACGGCGCGCTGTCGATCTATCGCCAGGAAAAGGGCGAGCCTGAGACGATCACGATCGTCGGCGGCTTCGCCGAAGTGAGCGAGAACGGCCTGACCGTTCTGGCCGAGAGCATCGGCTGA
- the atpD gene encoding F0F1 ATP synthase subunit beta → MATAAPTADKPARKPRAAKPAGDFSSAPIQTSNSVGRISQVIGAVVDVTFQQGQLPSILNALETSNNGNKLVLEVAQHLGENTVRTIAMDATEGLTRGQTVTDTGSQIRVPVGPKTLGRIMNVIGEPIDERGPVGHSDTAPIHALAPAFVDQSTESAILVTGIKVIDLLAPYARGGKIGLFGGAGVGKTVLIQELINNIAKGHGGVSVFAGVGERTREGNDLYHEFLDAGVIAKDADGNPTPEGSKVALVFGQMNEPPGARARVALSGLTMAEYFRDVEGQDVLFFVDNIFRFTQAGAEVSALLGRIPSAVGYQPTLSTDMGALQERITSTNKGSITSVQAVYVPADDLTDPAPATSFAHLDATTVLNRAISELGIYPAVDPLDSTSRVLTPAVVGQEHYDTARRVQETLQKYKALQDIIAILGMDELSEDDRLVVTRARKIQKFLSQPFHVAEVFTGISGKFVAIEDTVKSFKAVVDGDYDHLPESAFYMVGGIDEAVAKAEKMAQDA, encoded by the coding sequence ATGGCAACCGCAGCCCCGACCGCAGACAAGCCCGCCCGCAAGCCGCGCGCGGCAAAGCCCGCCGGCGACTTTTCGTCCGCGCCCATCCAGACGTCGAACAGCGTCGGCCGTATCTCGCAGGTCATCGGCGCCGTCGTCGACGTGACCTTCCAGCAAGGCCAGCTGCCGTCGATCCTGAACGCGCTGGAAACCAGCAACAACGGCAACAAGCTGGTGCTCGAAGTCGCCCAGCATCTCGGCGAGAACACCGTGCGCACGATCGCGATGGACGCGACCGAGGGTCTGACCCGCGGCCAGACCGTCACCGACACCGGGTCGCAGATCCGCGTGCCGGTCGGCCCGAAGACGCTCGGCCGCATCATGAACGTGATCGGCGAGCCGATCGACGAGCGCGGTCCGGTCGGCCACAGCGACACCGCGCCGATCCACGCTCTGGCACCCGCCTTCGTCGACCAGTCGACCGAGAGCGCGATTCTCGTCACCGGCATCAAGGTCATCGATCTGCTCGCACCCTATGCGCGCGGCGGCAAGATCGGCCTGTTCGGCGGAGCCGGCGTGGGCAAGACCGTGCTGATCCAGGAACTGATCAACAACATCGCCAAGGGCCATGGCGGCGTGTCGGTGTTCGCCGGCGTCGGCGAGCGCACCCGCGAGGGTAACGATCTGTATCACGAATTCCTCGACGCAGGCGTCATCGCCAAGGATGCCGACGGCAACCCGACCCCCGAGGGTTCGAAGGTGGCGCTGGTGTTCGGCCAGATGAACGAGCCGCCGGGCGCACGCGCACGCGTCGCGCTGTCCGGCCTGACGATGGCGGAATACTTCCGCGACGTGGAAGGCCAGGACGTTCTGTTCTTCGTCGACAACATCTTCCGCTTCACCCAGGCGGGCGCGGAAGTGTCGGCACTGCTCGGCCGCATCCCCTCGGCCGTGGGCTATCAGCCGACGCTGTCGACCGACATGGGCGCGTTGCAGGAACGAATCACCTCGACCAACAAGGGCTCGATCACCTCGGTCCAGGCCGTGTACGTGCCGGCCGACGATCTTACCGATCCGGCCCCGGCCACGTCGTTCGCTCACTTGGACGCGACGACCGTGCTGAACCGCGCGATCTCGGAACTGGGCATCTATCCGGCGGTCGATCCGCTCGATTCGACCAGCCGCGTGCTGACCCCGGCCGTCGTCGGCCAGGAGCATTACGACACCGCCCGCCGCGTTCAGGAGACGCTGCAGAAGTACAAGGCGCTGCAGGACATCATCGCGATTCTCGGCATGGACGAATTGTCGGAAGACGATCGTCTGGTCGTCACCCGCGCCCGCAAGATCCAGAAGTTCCTGTCGCAGCCGTTCCACGTCGCCGAGGTCTTCACCGGCATCAGCGGCAAGTTCGTGGCGATCGAGGATACCGTGAAGTCGTTCAAGGCGGTGGTCGACGGTGACTATGATCACCTGCCGGAAAGCGCGTTCTACATGGTCGGCGGCATCGACGAAGCCGTCGCCAAGGCCGAGAAGATGGCGCAGGACGCCTGA
- a CDS encoding F0F1 ATP synthase subunit gamma: MASLKALKIRIGSVKSTQKITKAMKMVAAAKLRRAQEAAVAGRPYAERLEAVMASLASKVSVSESSPKLLAGTGKDQTHLIIVATSERGLAGAFNSNIVRAARKKAVELEAAGKTVKFYIAGKKGRVLKRFYPTQIAHDHEMSQIKKLAFSDAREIADDVAARFFAGEFDIAHLFYARFQSALVQEPTGRQIIPVAISAHAETSQKTGAEAAVTYEPDEESILADLLPRNIAIQIFRALLENAASEQGSRMTAMDNATRNAGDMIKRLSIQYNRARQAAITTELVEIISGAEAL; encoded by the coding sequence ATGGCATCACTTAAAGCCCTCAAGATCCGCATCGGCTCGGTGAAGTCGACGCAGAAGATCACCAAGGCGATGAAGATGGTCGCCGCCGCGAAGCTGCGCCGGGCGCAGGAAGCGGCGGTCGCCGGCCGTCCCTATGCCGAGCGTCTCGAAGCGGTGATGGCGTCGCTGGCGTCGAAGGTCAGCGTTTCCGAATCCTCGCCCAAGCTGCTCGCCGGCACCGGCAAGGACCAGACGCATCTGATCATCGTCGCGACGTCCGAGCGCGGCCTGGCCGGCGCGTTCAACTCGAACATCGTCCGCGCCGCGCGCAAGAAGGCGGTCGAGCTGGAAGCCGCCGGCAAGACGGTGAAGTTCTACATCGCCGGCAAGAAGGGCCGCGTCCTCAAGCGCTTCTACCCGACGCAGATCGCGCACGACCATGAGATGAGCCAGATCAAGAAGCTCGCCTTCAGCGACGCGCGCGAGATCGCCGACGACGTGGCGGCCCGGTTCTTCGCCGGTGAATTCGACATCGCGCACCTGTTCTACGCCCGCTTCCAGTCGGCGCTGGTGCAAGAGCCGACCGGCCGCCAGATCATCCCGGTCGCCATCTCGGCCCATGCGGAAACCTCGCAGAAGACCGGCGCGGAAGCCGCGGTGACGTACGAACCGGACGAGGAATCGATCCTCGCCGATCTGCTGCCGCGCAACATCGCGATCCAGATCTTCCGGGCGTTGCTCGAAAACGCAGCCTCGGAACAGGGCAGCCGCATGACCGCGATGGACAATGCCACGCGCAACGCCGGCGACATGATCAAGCGCCTCAGCATTCAGTACAACCGAGCCCGCCAGGCCGCGATCACGACCGAACTGGTGGAAATCATCTCCGGCGCCGAAGCGCTCTAA
- the atpA gene encoding F0F1 ATP synthase subunit alpha — protein MDIRAAEISKVIKDQIASFGTEAQVSETGQVLSVGDGIARIHGLDNVQAGEMVEFANGVQGMALNLEADNVGVVIFGSDSEIKEGDVVKRTGTIVDVPVGKGLLGRVVDGLGNPIDGKGPIVSDQRSRVEVKAPGIIPRQSVSEPMQSGLKAIDALVPVGRGQRELIIGDRQTGKSAVAIDTFINQRTANQGSDESKKLYCVYVAVGQKRSTVAQLVRTLEENGAMEYSIVVAATASEPAPLQFLAPYTGTAMGEYFRDNGMHALIVFDDLSKQAVAYRQMSLLLRRPPGREAYPGDVFYLHSRLLERAAKMSDANGGGSLTALPIIETQAGDVSAYIPTNVISITDGQIFLETDLFFAGIRPAINVGLSVSRVGSAAQTKAMKKVSGSIKLELAQYREMAAFAQFGSDLDASTQKLLNRGARLTELLKQAQFSPMPFEEQTASIFAGTQGYLDNVPVDAVVRYEQAMLADLRSNHADVLTKIRETRDLGDEAKSGLKAALDAFAKTFA, from the coding sequence ATGGATATCCGCGCCGCTGAAATCTCGAAGGTCATCAAGGACCAGATCGCCTCGTTCGGCACCGAGGCCCAAGTCTCCGAAACCGGCCAGGTGCTGTCGGTCGGCGACGGCATCGCGCGCATCCACGGGCTGGACAACGTCCAGGCCGGCGAGATGGTCGAATTCGCCAATGGCGTGCAGGGCATGGCGCTCAACCTCGAGGCCGACAATGTCGGCGTCGTGATCTTCGGGTCGGACTCGGAGATCAAGGAAGGCGACGTCGTCAAGCGCACCGGCACGATCGTCGACGTTCCCGTCGGCAAGGGCCTGCTCGGCCGCGTCGTGGATGGTCTCGGCAACCCGATCGACGGCAAGGGGCCGATCGTTTCGGACCAGCGCAGCCGAGTCGAGGTGAAGGCACCGGGCATCATCCCGCGCCAGTCGGTCAGCGAGCCGATGCAGTCGGGCCTGAAGGCGATCGACGCGCTCGTGCCGGTCGGCCGTGGCCAGCGCGAACTGATCATCGGCGATCGCCAGACCGGCAAGTCCGCCGTCGCGATCGATACCTTCATCAACCAGCGCACCGCCAACCAGGGCAGCGACGAATCGAAGAAGCTGTACTGCGTGTATGTCGCGGTAGGCCAGAAGCGCTCGACCGTCGCACAGCTCGTCCGCACGCTGGAAGAGAATGGCGCGATGGAATATTCCATCGTCGTCGCCGCGACCGCATCCGAGCCGGCCCCGCTGCAGTTCCTCGCGCCCTATACCGGCACCGCGATGGGCGAATATTTCCGTGACAATGGCATGCACGCGCTGATCGTGTTCGACGATCTGTCGAAGCAGGCCGTCGCGTACCGCCAGATGTCGCTGCTGCTGCGCCGCCCGCCGGGCCGCGAAGCCTATCCCGGCGACGTGTTCTATCTCCACTCGCGCCTGTTGGAGCGTGCGGCGAAGATGTCGGACGCGAACGGCGGCGGCTCGCTCACCGCGCTGCCGATCATCGAGACTCAGGCCGGCGACGTTTCGGCCTATATTCCGACCAACGTGATCTCGATCACCGACGGCCAGATCTTCCTCGAAACCGATCTGTTCTTCGCCGGCATCCGCCCCGCGATCAACGTCGGTCTCTCGGTCAGCCGCGTCGGTTCCGCCGCGCAGACCAAGGCGATGAAGAAGGTGTCCGGCTCGATCAAGCTGGAGCTGGCGCAGTATCGCGAAATGGCCGCGTTCGCGCAGTTCGGTTCGGATCTCGACGCCTCGACGCAGAAGCTGCTCAACCGCGGCGCGCGCCTGACGGAACTGCTCAAGCAGGCGCAGTTCTCGCCGATGCCGTTCGAAGAACAGACCGCCTCGATCTTCGCCGGTACGCAAGGCTATCTCGACAACGTTCCCGTCGATGCGGTGGTTCGCTACGAACAGGCGATGCTCGCCGATCTGCGGTCCAATCATGCCGACGTGTTGACCAAGATCCGCGAAACCCGCGATCTGGGCGACGAAGCCAAGTCCGGCCTGAAGGCCGCGCTGGATGCGTTCGCGAAGACGTTCGCGTAA
- a CDS encoding F0F1 ATP synthase subunit delta: METSSGIQASLSGRYATALFKLATDAKAIDMVEASLLRVRAAIEQSADFAALIASPIVSRTDAAKGVAAAADMIDVDDTTAKFLGVLAQNRRLSQLPAIIRAFRALAANYRGETTAEVASAHPLTDAQVDALKASLRTRVGRDVAVDLSVDPSLLGGLVVKIGSQMIDSSIKTRLNTLAHKMKSADGVAVGGKG, translated from the coding sequence GTGGAGACATCCAGCGGCATTCAAGCGAGCTTAAGCGGCAGGTACGCCACCGCTTTGTTCAAACTCGCGACCGACGCGAAGGCGATCGACATGGTCGAAGCGAGCCTGTTGCGCGTCCGCGCCGCGATCGAGCAGTCGGCCGATTTCGCCGCCCTGATCGCGAGCCCGATCGTGTCGCGCACCGATGCCGCCAAGGGTGTCGCGGCCGCCGCCGACATGATCGACGTGGACGATACCACCGCGAAGTTCCTCGGCGTGCTGGCGCAGAACCGCCGCCTGTCGCAATTGCCCGCGATCATCCGCGCATTCCGCGCATTGGCCGCGAACTATCGTGGCGAGACGACGGCCGAAGTCGCCTCCGCCCATCCCCTTACCGACGCCCAGGTCGATGCGCTGAAGGCGAGCCTTCGCACGCGCGTCGGGCGGGACGTCGCGGTCGATCTCTCGGTCGATCCTTCCTTGCTCGGCGGACTGGTCGTGAAGATCGGTTCGCAGATGATCGACAGCTCGATCAAAACCCGTCTCAACACTCTCGCGCACAAAATGAAATCGGCCGACGGCGTTGCCGTCGGAGGGAAAGGCTGA
- a CDS encoding MarR family winged helix-turn-helix transcriptional regulator, translating into MPIATTTPADPNLATLIRTAAAAMHRALSRALLPYGVTAAEWALLRDLHAAGAVPQGQIAERLGMTAGAVSKLVDRLVAKRLLVRGRGGGGDRRVQIIGLTGTGALLVPDLARAAEASEAALFAGLSARERAGLGAALAKLAARPSAG; encoded by the coding sequence TTGCCGATTGCAACCACCACCCCCGCCGACCCCAACCTCGCCACCCTGATCCGCACCGCCGCCGCCGCGATGCATCGGGCGCTGTCCCGTGCCCTGCTGCCATATGGCGTCACCGCCGCCGAATGGGCGCTCCTGCGCGATCTGCATGCTGCCGGGGCGGTGCCGCAGGGCCAGATCGCGGAGCGGCTCGGCATGACGGCGGGTGCCGTCTCGAAGCTGGTCGATCGTCTGGTCGCGAAGCGGCTGCTGGTGCGCGGGCGCGGTGGGGGCGGGGACCGGCGCGTGCAGATCATCGGCCTGACCGGGACGGGCGCGCTGCTCGTGCCCGACCTCGCACGTGCCGCCGAGGCCAGCGAGGCGGCGCTCTTCGCCGGTCTCTCCGCGCGCGAACGGGCCGGGCTCGGGGCGGCGCTGGCCAAGCTTGCCGCGCGTCCATCCGCCGGGTAG
- a CDS encoding dienelactone hydrolase family protein produces the protein MAGAFEKMTMSDGAAISVYRAQPEGERRGGLVLVQEIFGVTDHIRDLCEEYASDGYEVLAPALFDREHPGFEAEYGGEGLARGVELARQLHPFDLSLADVQTCVDALKGADKNGGPVFVVGYCYGGSVAWFAATRLHDVAAASSYYGSLVPGAADEVPKVPVILHFGRHDHGIPMEGVEKVIAADHPNATVYVYEAGHGFNSDRRKDFHEPSCDLAKERTLELFRANGG, from the coding sequence ATGGCCGGCGCATTTGAAAAGATGACGATGTCGGACGGAGCGGCAATCTCCGTCTATCGTGCGCAGCCCGAGGGCGAGCGGCGCGGCGGGCTGGTGCTGGTGCAGGAGATCTTCGGCGTCACGGATCATATCCGCGACCTGTGCGAGGAATACGCCTCGGACGGTTACGAGGTACTCGCGCCGGCCCTGTTCGACCGCGAGCATCCCGGCTTCGAGGCGGAATATGGCGGCGAGGGCCTGGCGCGGGGCGTCGAACTGGCGCGGCAGCTGCATCCGTTCGACCTGAGCCTTGCCGACGTGCAGACCTGTGTCGATGCGCTCAAGGGCGCCGACAAGAATGGCGGCCCGGTGTTCGTGGTCGGCTATTGCTATGGCGGATCGGTCGCGTGGTTCGCCGCGACCCGGTTGCACGATGTCGCCGCCGCTTCGTCTTATTACGGCAGCCTCGTCCCCGGCGCGGCCGACGAGGTGCCCAAGGTGCCGGTGATCCTGCATTTCGGCCGGCACGACCACGGCATCCCGATGGAGGGCGTCGAGAAGGTCATCGCCGCCGATCACCCCAACGCCACGGTCTATGTCTACGAAGCGGGCCACGGCTTCAATTCCGACCGCCGCAAGGATTTTCACGAGCCGAGCTGCGATCTGGCGAAGGAGCGGACGTTGGAACTGTTCAGGGCGAATGGGGGATGA
- a CDS encoding type II toxin-antitoxin system RelE family toxin, translating to MKNYELEFLASALKEWKKLAPNIRDQFAARLKERLNDPHVQSARLSGMPDCYKIKLRAAGYRLVYRVEDDVLIVVVVAVGKRDRNAVYKIAAGRL from the coding sequence TTGAAGAATTATGAGCTGGAATTCCTGGCCAGCGCGCTGAAGGAATGGAAGAAACTAGCCCCTAACATCCGCGACCAGTTCGCCGCCCGATTGAAGGAGAGGCTCAATGACCCGCATGTGCAGTCGGCTCGACTGTCCGGCATGCCCGATTGCTACAAGATCAAGTTGCGCGCGGCAGGATATCGACTGGTCTACCGCGTCGAGGATGACGTGTTGATCGTGGTCGTCGTGGCGGTCGGCAAGCGCGATCGCAACGCGGTGTACAAGATCGCAGCCGGGCGACTCTAG